A genome region from Halorussus pelagicus includes the following:
- a CDS encoding hydantoinase/oxoprolinase family protein, which translates to MTDRTANDQTRTVNDRIRVGADVGGTFTDVVLLTAEDELVTAKVPTTDDQSEGVLDGIRKACEKADVDPEEIDAFSHAMTVSTNALLEGTGARTALVTTEGFCDVLEIGRQDRPALYDLDAERPDPLVPRHRRFEIAERATPEGVEVEPDANSVRNLADRIRDSDAESVAVSLLHAYAHPENERRVARILREELDAPVSVSHEVLAAFREYERTATTAVDAYVTPKIDAYLGRLVERAAAAGLPAPLVMQSNGGIADAATVREHAVTTCLSGPAAGVVGADATAKGVAAEDGGADATAKRAAAESVSDSAGLVTFDMGGTSSDVSLVRDGEVERTTEAEIGDRPVGVPMVDVTTVGAGGGSVARVDAGGALRVGPESAGADPGPACYGKGGIEPTVTDANAVLGYLGGDTALGGELSLDLDAARDALADLADEADLSGPVEAARGVYRVANANMTRAVRAVTVERGRDPRNFALAAFGGAGPMHAAALAERLNVGRVVIPRACGVLSAFGLLAADETRDAVRTYRTTLAEADSDTIEGVLADLADEARADLRGPDTATVLREADLRYAGQSFELAVEVGDAFDPEIVAEQFHETHESASGYRMDEAVELVGLRAQATVARETPAVAYEGAGEARVGEREAHFGGQRRETPIYRREALPAGREFAGPAICEQADSTVVVPPAWRAAVRDDGTLVLEREAGE; encoded by the coding sequence GTGACAGACCGGACCGCAAACGACCAGACTCGGACCGTAAACGACCGAATCCGCGTCGGCGCGGACGTGGGCGGCACGTTCACCGATGTCGTCTTGCTCACCGCCGAGGACGAACTCGTCACCGCGAAGGTCCCGACCACGGACGACCAGAGCGAGGGGGTCCTCGACGGTATCCGAAAGGCCTGCGAGAAGGCCGACGTGGACCCCGAGGAAATCGACGCCTTCTCCCACGCGATGACGGTCTCGACGAACGCGCTCCTCGAAGGAACCGGGGCTAGAACCGCGCTCGTCACGACCGAGGGCTTTTGCGACGTGCTGGAAATCGGCCGACAGGACCGCCCCGCGCTCTACGACTTGGACGCCGAGCGACCCGACCCGCTGGTGCCCCGCCACAGGCGCTTCGAAATCGCGGAGCGCGCCACGCCCGAGGGTGTCGAAGTCGAACCCGACGCGAATTCGGTCCGGAACCTCGCGGACCGAATCCGCGACTCGGACGCAGAGAGCGTGGCGGTCTCGCTGCTCCACGCCTACGCCCACCCCGAGAACGAGCGACGCGTGGCCCGAATCCTCCGCGAGGAACTCGACGCGCCGGTCTCGGTCTCCCACGAAGTTCTCGCGGCGTTCCGGGAGTACGAGCGCACCGCGACGACCGCCGTGGACGCCTACGTGACGCCGAAAATCGACGCCTACCTCGGCCGACTGGTCGAGCGCGCGGCGGCGGCCGGACTTCCCGCACCGCTCGTGATGCAGTCGAACGGCGGCATCGCCGACGCCGCGACCGTCCGCGAACACGCCGTCACGACCTGTCTCTCCGGTCCCGCCGCGGGGGTGGTTGGCGCGGACGCGACCGCGAAGGGAGTGGCCGCGGAAGATGGAGGCGCGGACGCGACTGCAAAGAGAGCGGCCGCGGAGTCCGTTTCGGACTCCGCGGGCCTCGTCACGTTCGACATGGGCGGCACCTCCAGCGACGTGAGTCTCGTCCGGGACGGCGAAGTCGAGCGCACGACCGAGGCCGAAATCGGCGACCGGCCGGTCGGCGTCCCGATGGTGGACGTGACGACGGTCGGCGCGGGCGGCGGGAGCGTCGCGCGAGTGGACGCGGGCGGCGCGCTCCGGGTCGGTCCCGAGTCGGCGGGCGCGGACCCCGGCCCGGCCTGCTACGGGAAGGGCGGGATTGAACCGACCGTCACCGACGCGAACGCCGTGTTGGGCTACCTCGGCGGCGACACCGCGCTCGGCGGGGAACTCTCGCTGGACCTCGACGCCGCCCGCGACGCGCTGGCAGACCTCGCCGACGAGGCCGACCTCTCTGGGCCTGTCGAGGCGGCCCGCGGCGTCTATCGCGTAGCGAACGCCAACATGACTCGCGCAGTCCGGGCGGTGACGGTCGAGCGCGGCCGGGACCCCCGGAACTTCGCGCTGGCGGCGTTCGGCGGCGCGGGACCGATGCACGCCGCGGCGCTCGCCGAGCGCCTCAACGTGGGCCGAGTCGTGATTCCGCGGGCCTGCGGCGTCCTCTCGGCGTTCGGCCTGCTCGCGGCCGACGAGACCCGCGACGCGGTCCGGACCTACCGGACGACGCTGGCGGAGGCCGATTCGGACACCATCGAGGGCGTCCTCGCGGACCTCGCCGACGAGGCGCGGGCCGACCTCCGGGGCCCCGACACCGCCACCGTCTTGCGGGAGGCCGACCTCCGCTACGCGGGCCAGAGCTTCGAGTTGGCGGTCGAAGTCGGCGATGCCTTCGACCCCGAAATCGTGGCCGAGCAGTTCCACGAGACCCACGAGTCCGCTTCGGGCTACCGGATGGACGAGGCGGTCGAACTCGTCGGCCTGCGCGCGCAGGCGACCGTCGCGCGCGAGACGCCCGCGGTGGCCTACGAAGGCGCGGGCGAGGCGCGCGTCGGCGAGCGCGAGGCCCACTTCGGCGGGCAACGCCGCGAAACGCCGATTTACCGCCGGGAAGCGCTTCCGGCCGGGCGAGAGTTTGCTGGTCCCGCAATCTGCGAGCAGGCCGACAGCACGGTGGTCGTGCCGCCAGCGTGGCGGGCCGCGGTCCGCGACGACGGAACGCTGGTGCTGGAACGGGAGGCCGGAGAATGA
- a CDS encoding hydantoinase B/oxoprolinase family protein: MTDADLDPVELEILRNQLESVAEEMGKVLIRGAYSPNIKERRDCSTALFDAEGRLVAQAEHIPVHLGAMPEAVRAVLELDPEPGDTFVVNDPFDGGTHLPDVTLVSPLAPESAVADSGAESDDAHEATDASREIVGYAVSRAHHADVGGMSPGSMPAGAREIYQEGLRLPPVRLVAGGELVEDVRDLILANVRTPEERRADLRAQMAANDRAEERVGELLADHGDRLLAAFDAVIDYSRERVETELADLPDGEYTARDFLEGDGVSESEANGGSSDRRSDGVSDDDVPIEVTVEIDGPSLSVDFSGTAGQVPGNLNAPLAVAKSAVYFVVRCVTDPDIPPNHGCYAPVSVSAPEGSLLNPGAPAAVVGGNVETSQRVTDVVFRALAEAVPERVPAAGQGTMNNLIIGSRAGDFTYYETIGGGAGARPTGDGTDGVQVGMTNTLNTPVEALEAEYPLRVERYALRPDTGGEGRHRGGLGLERSVTVEERATVSLLTERRRHAPQGLDGGGAGALGENRIDGERVGAKTTREVESGTTVTVLTPGGGGYGDPSERADEARECDRREGKVTDEE, from the coding sequence ATGACCGACGCGGACCTCGACCCGGTGGAACTCGAAATCCTCCGGAACCAACTGGAGAGCGTCGCCGAGGAGATGGGGAAGGTCCTGATTCGGGGAGCGTACTCGCCGAACATCAAGGAGCGGCGGGACTGCTCGACGGCGCTGTTCGACGCCGAGGGGCGACTGGTCGCGCAGGCCGAACACATCCCGGTCCACCTCGGCGCGATGCCCGAAGCGGTCCGAGCGGTGCTGGAACTGGACCCCGAACCCGGCGACACGTTCGTGGTCAACGACCCCTTCGATGGCGGGACACACCTGCCCGACGTGACGCTGGTCTCGCCGCTCGCGCCCGAATCGGCAGTTGCCGATTCGGGTGCCGAAAGCGACGACGCGCACGAAGCGACCGACGCGAGTCGGGAAATCGTCGGCTACGCCGTCTCGCGCGCCCACCACGCCGACGTTGGCGGAATGTCTCCGGGGAGCATGCCCGCGGGCGCTCGGGAGATTTATCAGGAGGGCCTGCGCCTGCCGCCGGTCCGCCTCGTCGCGGGCGGCGAACTCGTCGAGGACGTACGCGACCTCATTCTGGCCAACGTCCGGACGCCCGAGGAGCGCCGCGCGGACCTCCGCGCCCAGATGGCCGCCAACGACCGCGCCGAGGAGCGCGTCGGCGAACTGCTGGCCGACCACGGCGACCGCCTGCTGGCCGCCTTCGACGCGGTGATAGACTACTCCCGCGAGCGCGTCGAGACGGAACTGGCTGACCTGCCCGATGGCGAATACACCGCGCGCGACTTCTTGGAGGGCGACGGGGTCTCCGAGAGTGAAGCGAACGGAGGCTCGTCAGACCGTAGGTCTGACGGTGTGAGCGACGACGACGTGCCAATCGAAGTGACGGTCGAAATCGACGGCCCCTCGCTTTCGGTCGATTTCTCGGGCACCGCGGGACAGGTGCCGGGCAACCTCAACGCACCGCTCGCGGTCGCCAAGAGTGCGGTCTACTTCGTCGTCCGGTGCGTGACCGACCCGGATATTCCGCCGAACCACGGGTGCTACGCGCCGGTCTCGGTCAGCGCGCCCGAGGGGAGTCTGTTGAACCCCGGCGCGCCCGCCGCGGTGGTCGGCGGCAACGTCGAGACCAGTCAGCGCGTGACCGACGTGGTGTTCCGGGCGCTCGCCGAGGCGGTGCCTGAGCGCGTTCCGGCGGCCGGGCAGGGGACGATGAACAACCTGATTATCGGGAGTCGCGCGGGCGACTTCACCTACTACGAAACCATCGGCGGCGGGGCGGGCGCGCGCCCGACGGGCGACGGCACCGACGGCGTGCAGGTCGGAATGACCAACACGCTGAACACGCCGGTCGAGGCACTGGAAGCGGAGTACCCGCTCCGAGTCGAACGCTACGCGCTCCGCCCCGACACCGGGGGCGAGGGCCGCCACCGCGGCGGTCTCGGACTGGAGCGAAGTGTCACCGTCGAGGAGCGCGCAACCGTCTCGCTTCTGACGGAGCGCCGCCGCCACGCGCCGCAGGGTCTCGACGGCGGCGGCGCGGGCGCGCTCGGCGAGAACCGCATCGACGGCGAGCGCGTCGGCGCGAAGACGACCCGCGAAGTCGAATCCGGAACGACCGTCACGGTGCTGACGCCCGGCGGCGGCGGTTACGGCGACCCGAGCGAGCGGGCCGACGAGGCCCGCGAGTGTGACCGGAGGGAGGGGAAAGTGACGGACGAGGAGTGA